The genomic interval CGAACCGGCACGATCGGTACCCTGATACCAAGGGCGAGGTGGCCTATCCCTTCCTTAAATGGACCTATTTTGCCTGTCCTTGTCCTGTGGCCCTCGGGAAATATCATGGGGCCACAACTTTTGAACGTTACCCAACCATGACAGACTCGTAAAAAGTCATAAACTGCACCATTTGTCATGCTGAACTTGTTTCAGCATCTAATTATTTCAGTAAGTTAGAGACCCTGAATGATCCTGAAACAAGTTCAGGACATGATTCAGGGTGACAAAAACTGACTTTTTACGAGTTCATCAACCATTGATTGACAAGCAAATTTGCCCTGATAAGTTGATATTGGATGTATTTTCCGGCAAGTTTGCCCTTTACCCCTGTTATATGGCATTTTTCTTTGCAATTCTGTCCACCACCTGGCGGACATCACCCAAACATCAACGGCCTTTAGGATTTTTCTGAGCGCAATCACATTGTCCAGCATTCGTTTCTAATGCAATACTTTCTAAGATTGTTGATTGGCCGTTGTTATCAACATAATCTTTTTCAATGTCTTTCCTCGTATAGCCAAAGCAATAGCAAACAAGTTCGCCATCTTTGAATTCATTTCTTTCCCGGGAATATGACCCAATTTTAATCATGGCCTTTCCTCTTGATCATGATGATCAGCTGTATGGTGTCGTGTCTTCAACTGTGAATTTCAGAGGTAACTCAAATGTGAAGCTCCCCGCCCACAGGGCGGTGCGCTTCCCGGCAAGGAATTTGTTTGTTTTATATTGCGCCCCCAGTCAATGCCTGACCCCATTACTCTTTTTGTCTGGCCATAGAAAAGATAACTTATTGCTTTTCATTAGAAGTAATTTTTTCAGGGTAAAACCGCCTTGCCAGCATTTCAACGGTTCTATCAATGCGGGTATTGGGATGACAG from Syntrophales bacterium carries:
- a CDS encoding lysophospholipid acyltransferase family protein; translated protein: MTNGAVYDFLRVCHGWVTFKSCGPMIFPEGHRTRTGKIGPFKEGIGHLALGIRVPIVPVRLRGTFELLPPNASFPKRGGVSVHIDKPYFAKGGNPQTAVDKLKRIIENL
- a CDS encoding (2Fe-2S)-binding protein, translated to MIKIGSYSRERNEFKDGELVCYCFGYTRKDIEKDYVDNNGQSTILESIALETNAGQCDCAQKNPKGR